From Shewanella psychrophila, a single genomic window includes:
- a CDS encoding IS4 family transposase — translation MINKALIHNHIDELFGHDMHAKRVTSLANAAHGVIEKGSLAIHAIGAGLAQANKLKRKSAIKQVDRLLSNTKLNVWQLLDSWGPYIIGARKEIVVSLDWTEFDSDDHSTIVLSMQTTHGRNTPLLWKTHRKHALKGNRNNHEDELLVKLRSIVAEDVKVTIVADRGFSDTALFNFIEHELGFDFIIRIKANIKVTDAVGELFPVKDWLLPSGITRTLKDVQITGNKQAVARVICTKKKGMKEAWYLASSRRDLVSSKMLTLYGKRWGIETTFRDIKDYRFGMGMSATYTRSPVRRDRLFLLSALAIGLLTLLGKAGEDADLEKTIKANTSKTRSYSLFRQGCIYYELLPTMREEWAEPLMDNFYRYLKNQPIYRSIFGII, via the coding sequence ATGATAAATAAAGCCCTTATTCATAATCACATCGATGAACTCTTTGGCCATGACATGCATGCTAAAAGGGTCACCTCACTTGCTAATGCCGCTCACGGAGTGATTGAAAAGGGGTCACTCGCTATTCATGCCATTGGCGCTGGCTTAGCCCAAGCCAATAAACTTAAGCGTAAGTCTGCTATTAAACAAGTAGACCGATTACTCAGTAATACAAAGTTAAACGTCTGGCAATTACTGGACTCCTGGGGGCCTTATATTATCGGTGCACGCAAAGAGATAGTGGTCTCTCTCGATTGGACTGAATTTGATTCAGACGACCATTCAACCATCGTACTGAGTATGCAAACAACCCATGGACGTAACACGCCACTGCTATGGAAAACCCATCGTAAACATGCTTTAAAAGGTAATAGAAACAACCATGAAGATGAGTTGTTGGTTAAGTTAAGGTCGATCGTTGCAGAGGATGTTAAAGTGACAATTGTTGCTGATAGAGGCTTTAGTGATACGGCACTATTTAACTTCATTGAACATGAGCTGGGTTTTGACTTCATCATTAGAATTAAGGCTAATATCAAAGTCACCGATGCGGTAGGAGAGCTGTTTCCAGTAAAGGACTGGCTATTACCCAGCGGCATAACAAGAACCCTTAAGGACGTTCAAATAACGGGTAATAAGCAAGCAGTCGCTCGGGTCATTTGCACCAAGAAAAAAGGCATGAAAGAAGCTTGGTATTTAGCATCAAGTCGACGTGACCTAGTGAGTAGCAAGATGTTGACTTTATATGGGAAACGTTGGGGGATAGAGACGACTTTTCGTGACATTAAAGACTATCGTTTTGGCATGGGGATGAGTGCCACCTACACGCGTTCCCCGGTACGTAGAGACCGGTTGTTTTTGCTAAGCGCCTTGGCGATAGGCTTGCTGACGCTACTAGGAAAAGCGGGCGAGGATGCTGACTTGGAAAAGACAATAAAGGCAAATACCAGTAAAACTCGCTCATACTCTCTGTTTCGCCAAGGTTGTATTTACTATGAACTGTTACCAACGATGCGAGAAGAGTGGGCAGAACCTCTAATGGATAATTTTTATCGTTACCTTAAAAACCAGCCTATTTACCGTTCAATTTTCGGGATTATTTAA
- the tnpA gene encoding IS66 family insertion sequence element accessory protein TnpA translates to MAKRSHEDWAALIKQQPASGLTITAFCHQHKCSTSTFYARKANKAKSTGYLISLFD, encoded by the coding sequence ATGGCTAAACGTTCTCATGAAGATTGGGCTGCTTTGATAAAACAGCAGCCCGCTAGCGGCTTAACTATCACGGCTTTCTGTCATCAACATAAGTGCAGTACAAGTACCTTTTATGCCCGTAAAGCCAACAAGGCTAAAAGTACAGGGTACTTGATTAGTCTTTTCGATTAG
- a CDS encoding transposase yields MTARIEDLNGIIKALWVKHPDGFYAHPGNGKVPTKHYRGLLKYLTKYLATPPIGVSRITCVSDGYVSYYQAYNKQREYECVEAEVFIGRMVQHILPKGFQRIRYYGLQATASFKKWVEIIAKTAGDLVDGMIS; encoded by the coding sequence ATGACAGCCCGTATTGAAGACTTAAACGGTATCATTAAGGCACTCTGGGTTAAACACCCTGATGGATTCTATGCACACCCCGGAAACGGTAAAGTCCCGACGAAGCATTATCGAGGGTTACTCAAATATCTGACTAAGTACTTAGCTACCCCACCAATAGGAGTATCGAGGATAACCTGTGTTTCTGATGGATATGTTAGTTATTATCAAGCATATAATAAGCAACGTGAATATGAATGCGTTGAAGCAGAGGTGTTTATTGGCCGCATGGTACAACATATCCTCCCTAAAGGATTCCAGCGAATTCGTTATTATGGGTTACAAGCGACAGCGAGCTTTAAGAAATGGGTTGAAATCATTGCTAAGACAGCTGGAGATTTAGTTGATGGTATGATTAGCTAG
- a CDS encoding DUF2913 family protein, which translates to MPIHVHLSEPPYQDVMKSLVDNSLLHLYLTVAETPRIVPVHKRNEILVRHLKPMLKDRRYRRVKSELRRLLSTGRSAKGDLEAELIDVHLVEVTPNNLY; encoded by the coding sequence ATGCCTATACATGTACATTTGAGTGAACCTCCTTACCAGGACGTAATGAAAAGTCTGGTCGATAACTCGCTGCTGCATCTCTATCTCACCGTAGCTGAAACTCCTCGCATTGTGCCGGTTCATAAGCGTAATGAGATCTTGGTACGTCACTTGAAACCAATGCTTAAGGACCGTCGTTATCGACGCGTGAAAAGTGAGCTACGCAGATTGTTGTCTACAGGCCGAAGTGCGAAGGGGGATTTAGAAGCTGAATTGATCGATGTTCATCTAGTAGAGGTTACGCCAAACAACCTCTACTAG
- a CDS encoding transposase: MNIKRQYRTYTKEFKEETIGLITEQGYTIPQAADVLGVPSNLLYIWKQKAEELETSTVSQMKKQSF, encoded by the coding sequence ATGAATATAAAACGTCAGTATCGAACTTATACCAAAGAATTCAAAGAAGAGACCATCGGCTTAATCACTGAGCAGGGCTACACAATCCCACAAGCTGCAGATGTGCTAGGAGTACCGTCAAACCTGCTTTATATCTGGAAACAGAAGGCTGAAGAGTTAGAGACCTCAACCGTTAGCCAGATGAAAAAGCAGAGTTTTTAG
- a CDS encoding type III effector phosphothreonine lyase (SpvC; OpsF from Shigella was shown to remove phosphate from threonine groups; may inactivate mitogen activated kinases during infection) — protein MPIFKKESETPVQSNLGLKSHEVAASPDRRTSTLPETNRTLSNKNRENRLKMPRLKLNLPPLIVPQHIPLPTPKVSKEIKNEDVANLLKEMDTQPKSSFKNADFHGSYQTLSQGDYENQCSGYKLSNVPFGDVFIHANKENESRKYLGDKIHISIDRTQLSAGFDSILPILLSEDSPIDKWKVTDLNRCPPDSRVAVGAQLTLYVKADKESGYVPAELKKVKDFLEEIELTLSQSSTLPGEKPQSDVSAANWNFISYRNENRSDREGGASHLLYEEPFFQVISN, from the coding sequence ATGCCAATATTTAAAAAAGAGTCTGAAACACCGGTTCAATCTAACCTTGGATTGAAGAGTCATGAGGTAGCAGCAAGCCCTGATCGCCGTACAAGTACACTCCCGGAGACTAATCGGACGTTATCCAACAAAAATCGGGAAAATCGACTAAAGATGCCTAGATTAAAGCTAAACTTACCACCTCTTATTGTTCCACAGCATATTCCACTACCTACTCCCAAAGTTTCTAAAGAGATCAAAAATGAAGATGTGGCAAATTTATTAAAAGAGATGGATACACAGCCTAAATCAAGTTTCAAAAATGCAGATTTTCATGGTAGTTATCAAACGCTATCTCAAGGAGATTATGAGAATCAGTGTTCCGGTTATAAACTATCTAATGTTCCATTTGGCGATGTATTTATTCATGCAAATAAAGAAAATGAATCACGGAAGTATTTGGGAGATAAAATCCATATCAGTATAGATAGAACTCAGCTTAGTGCTGGTTTTGATAGTATTCTACCTATTCTACTGTCTGAAGATAGTCCGATAGATAAATGGAAAGTGACCGACTTGAATCGTTGCCCACCAGATTCTCGTGTCGCGGTTGGAGCACAGTTAACCCTCTACGTTAAAGCTGATAAAGAGTCAGGTTACGTCCCGGCAGAGTTAAAAAAAGTGAAAGACTTTCTGGAAGAAATTGAGCTTACATTAAGCCAAAGTAGTACTTTACCTGGTGAGAAGCCTCAATCAGATGTCTCTGCTGCGAATTGGAACTTTATCTCTTACCGGAATGAAAATAGAAGTGATCGCGAAGGAGGTGCTTCACACCTACTTTATGAGGAGCCATTTTTCCAAGTTATATCAAATTAG